GCGATACATCCAGCGTGTGTCTGTGTATTTTGAGGCTCGCCTCCTCTAACCTTACCGGAGTCGTGCGCTGTAATATGGATAAGGCCAAATCAGTGATGGATCCGAAAGGATCGGGTCCTTGCTACACAAACGGCATGCACAAGCCAATCCGGCGACGGCTGAGCAACGGGAGCTGCAGCCCGTACAGTCCGACGGACGATAATAATTACCACCATCTTCACCATGACCCTCAAACCAACGGGTCCCCGGCGAAAAGGTGTCGGCTGCGGAGGCGATTGGAATCAGCGAAGAAAAACAGACCGCGTAAGTTAATAGTCACTGACACCAAGTGTCATCAGattatatttgtacatttgaTTCCAGCAGTGCCTGATAAGCAGTAATGCCCTAAGATGCACTGGTAATGTCAATGTTTAACACATTATTGCGAGAGGCATGGTCGTTTTGCACAAaccacatatttcacaatattcatcAGATCTAAAATAACCTCTTGTCAGTGTATTGGCACAATAAATTATTTGCTCTCGTTTGAGACAGCAACTAgcattgaaaaaatatatgcatttcaaataaatgcatttcttgTTAGGTTTTAACAAATGTCATATCGATTTTACACTTCAAAATTTTACCTCAGGTAATTAATGATCTTTGAACGAGAGTCCAAAGTAGGATTCAGAATCGTAAGGAATTTATCGATTATTTcattttgcagttttatttgagtcgaaagaaattaaaatcttatttaGCTGCCCTCAAATTGTGAGGTAATTTACAGGTAACATGTAGGTTTATAGATATAGATGTAACACAGTAGATAATAATAATCTGCGGTTCATCAAGTAATAGAAATCAGTTAACTTTTCCTACTGATTCAtaagggttttgttttgtttcaagaaccgattcataagagtcatttgttcggaAATCGGACTGTACCGGATtcagtaataaaaatgaatgatctTTGAACACGAGTCCAAAGTAGGATTTGGAATCTTAAGGAATTTATcaattcttttatttagtaGTTTTGAGAAGAAATAAATTAgcattgtatttaatttactgACATCAAAAGCATGTTGTCAAATTGTAAGATATTTACAACCATGTAGGTCtataaattgaataaagttattgcAAAAGGTGTGTTGACAGTAGATAATAATAACACGCGGTTCATTAAGTCATATAAATCAGTATCACTTATTCATAAGCGTTTTGTTTCAGTAAAAAGAACCGATTCATTAAAGTAATTCGTTCGGGAATCGGACTACATTGGACGCACagtgtgtttttgattcactaaaaagaaccgactcataagagtcattggTTCGGAAATCAGATGTACCGGTCTCAATGTTTGTTTCCCGCTGTAGATTCAATAGCAGTTTTACAGTGAATAGTATTGCAGGAAACCCTGTCAGATTGTTTTAATGCGGCGTTCCGTTCGTATCAGCAAAGGATGACAATCGCGTTTTTAACGCTTCTAGAATGTAAATTATTCAGGtctggcatttaaaaaaaaaatccaagttCCCAATCCTACTACATTATTCCAGTGTTGTGTCTGACCTGTATTCCGAAGAGTGTCTTTtgttttgaggaaacatttgaGACTGTTCCTCTCGCTCTCTGATTGGTCGTTGTTCGGTCAGGAGGTGTGCTGAAACCGCTCCTGATGGAAAGGCTCGACGCGTTTCGACCAATCAGCGCTTGACTTTTGTCTTCTCGTGGCCGCTTTAAAGGGCTAGACGGAAACGCCCCCACCCTCCACTATGCAAGAATTTCTCCGTTTTTACTCACTTTTGCAAAGCGACGCGGGGAACTCAACTTTGAGAGTGTAGTTATGCCATtgcaaactaaactaaactattaATTGTGTTTTGCTTGTGGGCTCTACTACTTCTTGGGCGTTTTTGTTTACACTTGAATATATTAGGACTACCAGCAAGATGAAGTTGAGGTGTTCAAGGAAGCCTGGTAAGACATCACCTCATCCTTGTGTGATGTTGTAAAACATCTACTTCCTTGGAATTGCTCTgatagttttagtattttttttttcttgtgccACTCTAAAtgaataacctttttttttatcttgggTATTTAATAAGTGCAAAAATGTTGTTGAACAAAGTGACTGTCAGGTTAAGTTTGTGTTGCCAAAGGTAACGGCAGAAGAAAAAGGAACGCATAATACAGCGTCATAGTCTTTAGTTGTGTCAGACTGCATGCCAGGCCGGCTTGTCAACATTCCTCAGCTTCAGCcatgtattgtgtgtgtgtggaaacaCCTTTcttgcagcattttttttttttttttttgttaaatatgtatattgttCTTCTGTCTGTACTTTTACCTATTTAAAGTGTTGAAGCGTACTTTTACCagataaacaacattttagtgTAATGTATTAAccacagattttttaaaaagatatttctATCTCTTTTGGTAAAGACACCTTTATCCAAAATGAcaaatgtaaaacacaaaaagcaAATTACTACAGGCAATACAAAGTTTCAAACATGTCCGAGTACGAGCTAGTAGAAGGAGGGATATAACAatagtaaaaacaatgaaaaagaaatgtgaATTTGCATTAAGTGCAcagtttttaacagtttttcaCAGGGTTTTGTTCTTGCATGTCCTTTTAGTGGTTCCTTTTAgatatttatgaataaaaaggaCCTTTTGTATTATATGAGATTGCAATGTATTCTGTCTGCTTTCTATACTTTGGACTTTACTTTTGCACTACCTTATAGTGAGTAACGTTAGTTCTGACATTAATGTTAAATTTGCCTATGCAAGCAATGAACACGTTTCTTCTGTTCTAGTTCGATGGGTGCCGGGTACTCGATGGTCTTCATTCTCACTCTTTTGCACAACCTCCTCCTCTTTCACATGGACACACACTTGCCTGCCAGTTTCTCTCTGTCAGCCCCTCTCCTTCTCTTGTTCACATTCTCTCTCGCCACTTCTTTGCCTTTCCCAGCCCCTCACATGGAAACACTTGCCTGccaattttctctctctctctcagtgtcTCTCCCGTTCCATGCCTTGGCTGAGGGGGGAAGTAAACAGACCTTTCACCCACATGTGCTGTTTGATGTCATTATATCACGCCACTGTCACACCCCCTATTCACCTGCTGCTTCTGGCTCAGGTCATTCAGGTCAATGAAGGAGCAACATTGTTTCATTCCCGGCTAGGGTGTTCTTCtgcagttttcattttcaaataacacacattttcactttttaaactatGGAACTATAAGCACGTGCATATTCATGTAGATGGGCTCTCGCCCACTTGATTTGCATTCTCTGAAATAAGAGTGATGTCTAAAATAACCCTCCCAGCATACGCCAACGTCTATATTAGTGAGGGAAAGAAGCGTGAGTGTCATTTGAGAAGATGTTGTAGCAGAGAGTGTTCTTGTTGCACACGGGTCACCTGTGCAGCTCCAGCTGACAGTGTTTTTCTACCTGGAAGGTCAGATTGATCTGTGTGTACCAGGCTATTCAAGTTCAGATCTGTGTCCCTGACCTGCCCTAATTCTAAGTCCAGTGAATGTCTGATGTAAGAGTCATATCAGTAATGATGTTCCAATTATTTCATAAGATGAGACTTTGCTCTCGCTGCTTGTTAGACGCTGATCTGTAATTCAGGGCAAATTTGACATTTCTGTGTAGTGATATACGTTTAATTATAGAAACACACCTGCTGTGTTAGTGTGTATCTGTCGGTTTCTCACCTGCTAAGCATCCTAGAACAGCCATTTGCAGCCTCATGGCTGTTGCCATGGTAACTGCCTGACTCTTCATTAGCTGCTGCAGTGTTGCTTGTGGTGACCAAGTCACTGCCTCTTTGGTTGGCCAGCTTGCAGTGCTTGATTTAGCTTGCTTGCATTTAAAAGTTAGGGGTCTGCAATATTTTTTGGATTTGCTGCTTTATaagaaagtctcttatgctcaccaaggctgaattaatttgatttaaaaaaacactaatattgtaaaatattagtacaatttcaaatgtgttaaatgcaattcagtgatggcaaagctgaattttcagcatccattgtaattgtaatatgctgatttggtgcttaagaaacatttattttaattatgaatgttgtgcattttttcaggattctttggtgaatagaaagtacaaaagaatagcatttttgtaacaatataaatcttttgacTGACACTTTCAATGCATCAAGGCtgatgcatccttgctgaataaaattattaatttttttaaaaagcaaaaaatattttttaatggtactatacataatacaaaaatatgctCAAGATGTTCTTATAATGTTTTAACTCACCTTTCCCTATTCACCTTCTATTGTAGCCCTGAGGGTTATTTTTAGTAGATTTTACTTGCCAATCCAGTTTATTTACTGCCTTATCTGTGGAACTCAACTTGTACAATCATACTGATCCGTCTCTTTATCTCTTTCTAGCATTTCCATGGTTTGGAATGGACATCGGTGGTACTCTGGTaaagcttgtttactttgagcCAAAAGACATCACTGCTGAAGAGGAGCAGGAGGAGGTGGAGAATCTCAAAAGCATACGCAGGTACCTCACCTCCAACACAGCCTATGGCAAGACCGGTGTCCGTGATGTACACCTGGAGCTACGCAACCTGACAATCTGCGGCCGGACGGGGAACCTGCACTTCATCCGCTTCCCCACCGTTGCCATGCACAGATTCATCCAGATGGGCAGAGATAAACACTTCTCTAGCCTGCATACCACACTGTGCGCTACTGGTGGCGGGGCGTACAAGTTTGAGAACGACTTCAGAACGGTAAGGAGATGGACCACAGCATGGCTTTCAAACTGGTTTGACAGTATAATCAAATGTTTAATATACAGCTATGTGGAGTAGTATGTGGATCAATGAGATTTTATGGTGAGCTTACACTGCATCAAGAAATAGACACCAAGAAATCAAAATGTCACtaaatttggtttaaaaaagaaaaaaatgattaaacaataggctttttttgaagattttttttgtaaattatttttttattttattttagaataagtaaatatattaaatatatagataaatagataaacagatagatactatttttgtttatatagatttatatatatttagaattgaataagctactgttcaaaaaattggTTGGCAggatttttgatatttttaaaatatgttgtttcttatgctcacctaggctgcatttactcaagcaaaaatatctaaaaatataacgtgatagtgttttaaatatgataatgtgaaatgttattacatttaaaaaatatattttataagatatttgtaatattcttttaaatttaattcaagtgatggcaaagctgaattttcagcagccattgaGCCATTACTAatgtattcagtgtcacatgaccattcagaaattattcttatGTTCTGGTTTAGCACTTAATATTACagaaaacagcaatatttttgTGGGAACTGTGATACacttattttctaaaagaactgcagttatttgaaatataaatcgaaatctgaataaattgtAAGTCTTTAATACCACATTTGACTAATTTactgcatccttgctgaataaaagtattactttattataaaaaaatcacactgacatattgacaagaaaaatgtacacatcttcattctgttaaaCAGTCCCCACCCCCCCACCCCTCCCCccgaatccctcagttgtcctcagtgtgaaatgatggatctcaaaatcatacagtcattgttggaaaggattcaaatataaaaaccaaagaatttgtgggacctgaaggagttttctgaagaacaatgtgcggtttaactgttcaggataaacaagggactcatgaacaactatcactaaacaaaaaaacagagctgtgaatcattcaggtaacaacacagcattaagaagcaagtgtatgtaaacttttgaacagggtcgtttttataaattcagttattattttctcttgtggactatatgtaaacgtctttatgtaaaatgtcttattcaggtcagtactaaaaataaTAGCATGCATTTAGTATGATTGAAAATgataattttggtaaaattaacattttgcaaattccgTAAATTGTGTGTAAACTTCTGGTTTCAACTGTATATatcttgttttaaatatgtttagttaaaaaaagagacagattTACATTCATTGTCTGTAATAAagtatattgttatttttaagacATAGGATTACTTTTAAACTGATGTATAAAACAGGATAATAGTGGTATACAGGATAGTTTGATAAAGTACAGACTGTTCAATGGAAGTCTAAGCATGATATTTTTCgttaatttaaatatgtcatcAGGAAATATGTTTAAGGGACTTGTATGTTCAGAACAATGAGTAATTATGAATCCttcgttttttttctttgtagatGGCAGACCTAGAGCTGCTGAAGTTGGATGAGCTGGACTGCCTCATCCAGGGTCTGCTGTACATAGACTCAGTCGGTTTTAACGGTCACCCTGAGTGCTATTACTTTGAGAACCCCTCCGACACACAGAACTGCATCAAGAGACCCTGTTGTCTTGACAACCTTTTTCCCATGTTGCTGGTCAACATCGGCTCGGGCGTCAGCATTCTAGCTGTGAATGAAAAAGACAGCTATAAACGTGTCACAGGCACCAGGTCAGCACAGCTGAGCAATATGCACCATACAGAAGAAACCTACAAATAGTAGTGTCAGTAACATGGACAGACCTATATAAACGtagttccaaacccgtaagtccTATCATctttggaatacaaattaagatatttttaatgaaatccgaaagctttctgacatgcatagacagcaatacaactGGCACGTTCAAGACTCAAAAAGGtatgtttcagttgcattgctgtctatatagggtcagaaagctcttgaatttaatcaaaatatcataatatcttaatttgtgttccgaaaatgaacgaaggtcttacggatttggaacgacatgagaatgAGTATTTAACAAAAGAATGGTAATGTTTATGTGAAATGTATGTCATTTCAAGTGCATTACACTCTATGTGATCAGATCAGGGTTTTGTGGTTTTGTCCATTTGTTTCAAAAAGAAATTCACACAGGGATGTTTGTCAGGGATGTTGATAATGGCTAAAAAAGCTATTTGCTTATTGTTTACTTCTGTGAGCAACATTTGTCGAGATCCATCCATGCTGTAGAGCTTTATGACTTTACCATTTACTAACCACATGAACTTGATTGTTTCCTCGTCTCTCATGGACACAGCATCAAAAGCCTGTTAGAAGCATAAGAATACAAAATCACCTCCTGCTGTGTTCATTTTCCCCtttgaaagaaaataacaaatctGTGATCGACAGCAGAGTCGGTTGTGAAGTTCACTGACTGTCAGTCAACAGATGAGCATTGTAAATGTGGTTGTACCAGAATGGAACAGCCTTTCAGCTGTGATTGACAGATGGGAGGAGATTTGTCAGTAGCAGTCAAAGCTGATGTGCAGATCTGTCACACTTGCAGGAGGATCAGACACTTTTACTCACATTTTACAAACCCCTGTGTGTATTTCCCTGCCAGTTTGATCCTGTTCAGTTCAGTCATTTCTGTACATTCACCGTATTCATTTACActacaggtcaaaagtttggaataatgtttttaaaagtcttttacactcacaaaagctgtgtttgtttaaaataatgtataatcagtcatagtgtttttttttccaatttaaaatagcttttattttattttttaatttttttattatttttatttatttttatatttcaaaatgtactaCGTTGCTTTGTCagcgctgaattttcagcagtcgttacattttttctgtgtcacgtgatcgttcagaaatcattctaatatggtaATTTGCTACTCAGttattttcagttattattactacgttattaaaactgttttatgttattatcagtgttgaaaacagatttTCTTGCTTTAATTCCAAACTATTTGTGATGTAGACCTTGCTTTGTGTTACAGTGACCACAACACTTTTATGAGCTGGTCTGTTTTTTGCAACCTTGGCCATAGGCACATAGTTTAAATTGTGGTCACAAGGTTAAATCGTATGCGTGTATGAATGCACGTGTGCACTTCAGATGTGGCTTGTAACCATGTTTTGACTCTAAATGTTTCCTTCtaattctttctctctctttagtCTTGGTGGAGGGACGTTTTTGGGGCTGTGCTGCCTGTTGACGGGTTGCGAGACGTTTGAAGAGGCCCTTGAAATGGCAAGCAAAGGGGACAGCACCAATGTAGACAAACTGGTGAAGGACATCTATGGAGGGGACTACCAGCGCTTCGGTCTACAAGGGTCTGCGGTGGCTTCAAGGTACAAAacactttgtgtttgtgtgtgtggtgtcAAATGACAAAGATCCACAAATGAAATGTGATGCTACTGAGCTTTATTTATGGGGTGTTGCATGTAGGCTTATGtatgtgttatttatatattttagtgggattttttttattatattgatcATAGCTACACAATCTACACTGATTTAGATCTATAGTCTATAGCAATTTGTACCATCTAGGAGTGCCATGGAACTGTTGTATTATCCAGCTCAGTGTTATTGTGCAACAAGTAGATAAACTGGTCTCTGATGTGTCTGATAGGTACATAAATATGcgcttgtgtttttattatagcTTTGGTCACATGATGAGCAAAGAGAAGAGGGACAGTATTTCTAAAGAGGACTTGGCTCGTGCAACGCTTGTCACAATAACGAACAACATTGGGTCCATCGCACGCATGTGTGCGGTTAATgaggtgtgtttgtgttttgcgtgcatatgtgtgtgtttatcagCGTGCAGTCAACAGCTGCTGTGTGCTGTGAGCGTCTGGCCACTCTGGGCTTCTCTACAGTGTTGCCTTGTAGCCTGGTGATCAAGCAGCATTGTACAGGGCTTTCAGGGTGTACAGAATACCATCAGAGCAGAAACTCCCAACAATATCCAGAGAATACATGGTGTTTTATCACATTAGCTAGTATCTATGACAAGATGATGATGGCAAATGCTTTgaatttaaccaaaaaaaagtcCATAAAAGGATTTGCTTGTGCCAGGACTCCCCCTGCTGGTGCAAAAGAAGtactttagaaataatttaGAGTTATAAACAGGCCCATGTGGAACATACACCTGCAGAAAGAATGTAAGACTCAGCACTCTAACtgattaaagggatatttcagccgaaaatgaaaattttcccatgatttactcacccttaagccattttaggtgtgtatgactttcttctttcagatgaatacaatcagagtttaTTAAAGATGCTAtgcatttataaagttttaaatattgatatttttcttacactaATGCATCCATTCACTTCAGTAGGCCTTTTATTAGACCTcacagagccatgtggagtactttttatgatgaatggatgcactttattggactttaacaaaaaaaatcaacagccattcactgccattataaagcttggaagagccaggacttgaatttttgggtgaactatccctttaaatattgtgtaaatCTGTTCCACAGAATTCTGTAGATTTTCTTCCAAAATAAAGTGcggaaaatgtgaaaaacattCATGCATTGTATCTGGGCCTGGTCATACTGAGTGATGTTTCTGTTTTGTCCTGTAGAAAATCGAACGGGTTGTTTTTGTGGGGAACTTTCTACGTATAAACACGGTGTCGACAAAGCTTCTTGCATATGCTATGGACTTCTGGTCCAAGGGCCAGCTGAAGGCCCTTTTCCTGGAACATGAGGTAGTTctctcttaatttatttttattctgttgcatttattttctaaagcAGCATTGTACGTGGCTTTCAGGGTGTACAGAACACCATCAGAGCAGAAACTCCCAACAACTGTTTATTTTCTCAAATTTGTGAAATACACTGTTTTTCAAAAGATTGGGGTCtctaaatattgttaaatttttttttaagtcttatgCACAcacaggctgcatttatttgatcaaaaatacaatgaaaacagtaatattgtgaaaactattacaataattacactaccagtcaaaggtatttgaacagtaagatttttaatgttttttaaagatgtctcttctgctcaccaaacctgcatttatttgatccaaaatagagcaaaatcagtaatattgtaaaataattttactatttaaaataactgctctctgtgtaaatatattttaaaacgtaatttattgctgtgatcaaagctacattttcagcatcattattccagtcttcagtgttacatgattcttcacaaatcattctaatatgctgatttgctgttcaagaaacatttttattattatcattatcaatatttaaaacagttgaggacattttttaggattcttagatgaatagaaagatccaaagatcagcatttatctaaaatattttttttttggtaacataaTACAATATACCACTCAAAAGCttagtcagtataattttatttatttatttttgggaaagaaattatagaaattaatacttttatttagcagggatgctttaaattgatcaaaaggatgataaagacatttattttacaaaacatttctatttcagataaatgttctgttcttctgaaccttctattcatcgaagaaacctaaaataattctactctgctgttttcaacataataataatattaattattaataattaataataaaaataataatatttttgagcagcaaatcagaatattagaatgatttgttaaggatcatgtgactggagtaatgaagctaaaaattcagctttgaaatcacaggaaaaaattaaaatttattaatatattcaaatagaaaacagttattttaaatagtaaaaatatttcagaattttacagtttttgctgtatattggatcaaataaattaattttaatatgccaaaatatttaatcatattatcaatgttaaaaatagttgtgctgcttaatatttttgtggatacttaaggattctttgataaatagacagttaaaaataactgcatttatttcttcacaatttttttttttttttttttactggaacCGGTATTGTAATGACAACAtgtatgtttacatgcacacttatatgtgtatatgtgcatTTCAGGGATACTTTGGAGCCGTCGGTGCTTTTCTAGAACTGCTGAAGTCGTCTGATGACCCATAAAGGAAAGAAATCATCATCTCTGATGATCCAGAAGCTGCTTTAAGACTAAGAAGCTCCAAAAGGAAAACTGGAATACTGGGAACACTGGgaatttttgaaagaagccaTCATAGTAATTTACCTGTAAATAACCCTTAAAATAagattctaatatttttatgaataacttagtctcagcctcagactgTCGacactaatggaaccttattgttcGGTTGTTTTCCGGTTGTTGTTTTCCTTTTATACTGGTTGTAAATATCATTGTGTAGTGAACAGGGAGAGTTTATTGATGGCCAAAACCTGCTGTGTTCAAGTTTTGATATTCTTAACCTGCCACCAGGTGAGAGTGTATTCAACgttaactgctttctgtttctAAGCCTGGTTAAATAATGGACCTTTTAGGGTGTTTTGTGTTAAACTGCTGTTCAGACCCCGAATGATGTTTGAAACACTGTTCAAGTTGATTTTTAAGCCTCAGATGCAGTTAAATGTGTGACGATCTCTATACAGTCTCTATACAGCATAACGCAACCTTTTTTGGTTGCCTGTCCTTTCATTCGAATTCTTCACTACCATTAACAGTTTTCCATGCGTTTGTGCATGAAAGTAATATTAAACCTGAATCAGTTCACTCATCAGAATAGATATATTTACACTGATTCACACAAAGCCTTTACTAAGGATACACAGAAAGCTCAGGGTGTCTCACTTTAATTTTGAGAGGGAATTCTGTGGGACCAAGTGGCCAATTTGACACTTACTTCAGATATAAAGCTCCCCTAACATCCCacatttttgttctctttgtccAGCTTTGCCTCTTTTTCCATCCTGCCTTTTCCCATTCTTTTTCCTATCTAAACCAAAGCTACTTCAATCATCTTTTCTGAATGCACACAGTTATATGCATATACCTCCTCTTTGGTT
Above is a genomic segment from Labeo rohita strain BAU-BD-2019 chromosome 17, IGBB_LRoh.1.0, whole genome shotgun sequence containing:
- the pank1a gene encoding pantothenate kinase 1a isoform X1, whose product is MDKAKSVMDPKGSGPCYTNGMHKPIRRRLSNGSCSPYSPTDDNNYHHLHHDPQTNGSPAKRCRLRRRLESAKKNRPPFPWFGMDIGGTLVKLVYFEPKDITAEEEQEEVENLKSIRRYLTSNTAYGKTGVRDVHLELRNLTICGRTGNLHFIRFPTVAMHRFIQMGRDKHFSSLHTTLCATGGGAYKFENDFRTMADLELLKLDELDCLIQGLLYIDSVGFNGHPECYYFENPSDTQNCIKRPCCLDNLFPMLLVNIGSGVSILAVNEKDSYKRVTGTSLGGGTFLGLCCLLTGCETFEEALEMASKGDSTNVDKLVKDIYGGDYQRFGLQGSAVASSFGHMMSKEKRDSISKEDLARATLVTITNNIGSIARMCAVNEKIERVVFVGNFLRINTVSTKLLAYAMDFWSKGQLKALFLEHEGYFGAVGAFLELLKSSDDP
- the pank1a gene encoding pantothenate kinase 1a isoform X2; the encoded protein is MKLRCSRKPAFPWFGMDIGGTLVKLVYFEPKDITAEEEQEEVENLKSIRRYLTSNTAYGKTGVRDVHLELRNLTICGRTGNLHFIRFPTVAMHRFIQMGRDKHFSSLHTTLCATGGGAYKFENDFRTMADLELLKLDELDCLIQGLLYIDSVGFNGHPECYYFENPSDTQNCIKRPCCLDNLFPMLLVNIGSGVSILAVNEKDSYKRVTGTSLGGGTFLGLCCLLTGCETFEEALEMASKGDSTNVDKLVKDIYGGDYQRFGLQGSAVASSFGHMMSKEKRDSISKEDLARATLVTITNNIGSIARMCAVNEKIERVVFVGNFLRINTVSTKLLAYAMDFWSKGQLKALFLEHEGYFGAVGAFLELLKSSDDP